AGTTTGACTAGAGAATTAATTGAACATGCTATTGACCAGGATGTGATTAAAGGGTTAACAACAGGAAGGTTAGGAAATGAATTAGCGTTAATTTTAATGGAAAAAGTGGCACCTGAGATATTACTTGATCTAAATAGATTTAATCTATTAAAATATTTTCATCCAGATTTGACTTGGACAGAAAAAGAATATAATTTAGCTTTAAAAGTTACTAATATTAAAGAATGGTTAGAAGGGTTAGGAATTGAAGAAGAAGTAGATAATTGTTATTTATACTTAATGATCCTAGTTAGAAGTTTAGATAAAGATGATATTAGGGACTTCTTATTAAAATTTAAATTTCCTAATGATTTAGTATCAAAGGCTATTTTTGTTAAAGAAGAAGTTAAAGAAATTTTGAATTTACTCTTACAATCTAGATTACAGTCAACTATAGTTTACCATAAACTAAATGATCTTAGCATTGAAGAGATGGCTTACTTAGCTTTAATAACTGATCAACCAGAAGTTAAAGAGTGGATTAAAGATTATTTAGTAAAGTTAAGAAGGATAGAATTAGAGGTGACAGGCAAAGATATTATTGAGTTAGGTCATGATCCCGGACCTTGTTTTAGAAGGGTCTTATCTAAGGTTAAAGATAAAAAATTGAATGGAGAATTAGATTCTTATGATGATGAATATAAATATCTTAAAGAATGTTTAAAGCGACTAGAAAAAGGAGGTAAGAATTAAGTGCAGATTTTTGAAATTATACTTTTGATTCCGTTATTACTATTATCTTTATCTTTTCATGAGTATGCTCATGGTAAAATGGCTGACTTATTAGGTGATCCTACACCGGAAATGACTGGTAGATTAACACTTAATCCTTTAGCTCATCTAGATTTAATGGGGACATTAGTTTTATTAATTACTCGAAGATTTGGTTGGGCAAAACCGGTAAAAGTTAACCCTAGACATTTTTCTAATCCACGAAAAGGAATGATGTATGTTGGTATGGCCGGACCGGCAGCAAATATTGCTTTAGCAATAATATTAGCTGTTATTTTTAAGGTTTTTGGAATGACTTTGGTTAACTTTTTTGATATGAGGATTATTAGTACATTTTTTTTAACAGGGGTTATATTAAATATAGGCTTAGCTACATTTAACTTACTACCATTGCCTCCACTGGATGGCTCTAAAATATTAAAAGGTTTACTACCTAGAAGGTTTGATAAAACTTTAAATGAAATAGAGGCGTATGGTCCTTTTATTCTTTTATTTTTAGTTTTTACAGGATTATTACAGGGGATTTTAGGACCTATCGTTAATTTCTTTTATGCATTACTCTTATAATAGAATTGATTTATATTGAATTTATATAAACTATTTTTAAGACTAGTTAATTAAGGAGGATTTAATTATGTCAAAAGGAAGAATTTTAAGTGGTATGCGGCCTACTGGAAGACTACATGTAGGACATTTAGTAGGAGTTTTAGATAATTGGATTAAATTTCAGGATGAGTATGATTGTTATTTCATGATAGCAGATTGGCATGCTTTAACTACTAAATATGATCAGACTGAAGATATAAAAGATAATATTCGAGAATTAGTTATAGATTGGATTAGTGCAGGGATTGATCCAGAGAAGAGTGTTATCTTTCTTCAATCAGATGTTAAAGAAGATGCAGAGTTACATCTGTTATTCTCGAT
This genomic interval from Selenihalanaerobacter shriftii contains the following:
- a CDS encoding site-2 protease family protein — protein: MQIFEIILLIPLLLLSLSFHEYAHGKMADLLGDPTPEMTGRLTLNPLAHLDLMGTLVLLITRRFGWAKPVKVNPRHFSNPRKGMMYVGMAGPAANIALAIILAVIFKVFGMTLVNFFDMRIISTFFLTGVILNIGLATFNLLPLPPLDGSKILKGLLPRRFDKTLNEIEAYGPFILLFLVFTGLLQGILGPIVNFFYALLL